The Mus caroli chromosome 15, CAROLI_EIJ_v1.1, whole genome shotgun sequence DNA segment ggggaaaaaaaaaggaaaagaaaagaaaaagaaaaagaaaaagaaaattgaggtCTGGAAAGCGAGTGTTCCAAGTATTAAGTGAGCCCCATGCTGCTGGCCCCTCTGGGGCCATTTAGAGTTTGCAAGGTGTCTAGGAAGTATCTGGTCTGCTATAGGGTTATTTtgggggtttgggttttttgttgttgttgtttgtttgttgttggttgtttgttttgagatggaccatcatgtagcccaggctggccatgaacttgcTATGaggctgaggatgactttgaaatttcatccatttgcttCTGCTGTCTACAAGTTAGGATCGCAGGTGTGTACCACAATGTCCCATTTATGTCCCAATGTTCCTGCAGGCTTGCCAAACTACCAATGGGACttcaccccagcccctccctagGGAGTCTTTACAACAGGGAGTCCTGACAAAACCAAGGGGCAGAGGTCTCTGCCTGTATTGCATCCCTCAGACTCTGCGCCTTCAGGTGTCCTTTCCCTAGACAGAAATGTGCATGACCTATTTCGCATGACAGAGACAGAAGGGCTAATGTATAATACATACTTCAAAAGGGTCAGCTGCTCCTGGCAGCCCCAGGGGAGCCTCCGCAACAGCAGGGCCAGCCTCTGAGACCTGGCCAGCACTGTGCCACTCTTAGTACCCAGAGATGAAGGTGGGCACTGCCCTCACTTGTATTCCTCACTGTCTTGTAGGTGGGGAATGTCCGACCCCATCTAGTGTAGAGTCAACACGAAGAACCAGACAGGGCCCTGGAGTCCTGGAGTACTTATAGGTTAAACCCAGGCTCTGATGCTGGGACGGGAAGCCAGTGTTTTCATCTCTCTGGGTCAGTTTGTTGAAAAGACAGGAATAGTGTCTCCTCCACAGAGTGAAGGGAGGATTAAATGAGACATTGTGACGTTCCCAATGCACAGTAAGTGCTTCATAATATGGGCGGTCACCGTTAGAACATCAGTAAGTGTTGCTTCCCTGAACCCAGCATCCTTTGAAATTCCCATCAGGATGCTCTTCATGGTGGCTCTGCTCCAGAAcgggggcagggcagggtggtGGAGGGCAGGGTTTGTGTCAAGGAAAGACATTAATCCTGAATTTCTACCCTACACACACATTAGCACAAAAATGGAACTCCGGGACAAGCCAGCATGGCCGGATGCCACGTAAGTGGACCTGCTCCTTTGGAAAGCGGTGCTTGGAAGTGAACATCCGCTGACCTGAGAATGGCTCTCCCGGGACTCCAGCTAAAGGCTCCATTCAACAGACTGGAGAGGAAACAGATGGCTTTACCACCGTATGCATAAGAGAAGAACCAGAGGCAACCTGTGCCTATCCAAGGCACATGGGCTAGTGACGGAtggatggggggcagggggttGGTGGATGGTGCTTCTGCCCTGGCCTGTTACAGTGCCTGCTAGTGGAGTGGTATCAGGGAGTGCAAAGGAGGAGAGAATAGAGGAATTaattgaggtttgttttttttgtttgtttgttttttttgtttttgtttttgggttttggttttttgtttttgtttttgtttttgtttttttcaagacaaggtttctctgtgtagccctggctgtcctggaactcactctgtagaccaggctggccacaaactcaggaatttgcctgcctctgcctctcaagtgctgggattaaaggtgtgcgccaccatgccctgccccagatttttttttttttatgatcaataaaaataagtaagttaagaaaaaaaaagatgaatgtttTTTCTGAAGTTCTCAAATATGGCCCCCACCTGAGGTGGGGtgtgaggagaagggcaaccttCCCCGATCACATATTGGAATCAGGTCTGGCTGGAGCACACGTGACTCTGGGGTGCAGAGGTGGGTGGCTTAGGTGTGGGGCACAGTATGGTCAGGGAAGAGGCCTCTGGGGGGATTGATGTGCTAATGTGGGAACAGTTGGACTGACCCAGCCAAAGGTGGAAGAGACAGGGAGGTGAGGCCGGGGAGTCAGACTAGATTCAAGCAGCTGGCCAGGTTCAGGCTGAGGAGTGTGCCCCCATGAAGGACCCCAGGGTAAGCTTTAGGAACAGCCCAGATGTGCGCggaagagagagaccagccaaCAGGCAGCTGAGAGTGAGCACACAGGTGCCAACAGGATCTGTGGGTCATGCGGTGTGGGCACTGGAAGCCCCTGCATGTGGCTCAGCCCACCCAGGGGACCAGAGAGCCAAGAAAGACCTTGAAGCGGGCAGAGATGCTGTGGGAGAGTAAggaaggggcaggggagatgCATCTAGAAGCCAAGAAGGAAGGAGAGCGTTCAGAGGACTGAGGGGCGTCAGCAAGGCAAAGAGTGAAAAACCCCCTTCAGTTTATCACCTCTGGGGACATTAGCAAGAGCGAATTCAGGGTACTGCAGCTGTGACAGCAGACCCTGTAAACCTGGGGCTTTCACCTACACTGAATgagaaaagagggggagaaaCCAGGCAGTGGCCTAGAAGTGCATGAGCCCCCAACTGAGAGTGGCAGTGTGACCCTAGGGCATTGACTCTGGCTGCTGCCAGGCTCAGAGACCAGACCACGTCTGTTTCACTCGGCAAACAGGAGAAGGGGGGTGTGGAGAAGCTGGAGAGGGTGGAGAAGCTGGGGGGGGAGGGATGTTCCCAAGCCTGAGAAGCTGACCTACTGCCAAGTCCCTGCTGCCAGGATCCCTCAGCCTCGGCAGGCCCACTGCAGGGAAGCCTACCCGGACAAGAGCCAGGTGCCAGGGAGCAGGGTCAGCACAGCCGTGCCAGTCACAGCCATGGGAGGAGCCACCTGTGCCATCTCTGGTGCCAGGGCTAGGGCATGGAGGGAAAGTTGAGGGAAAACTCAAATGATTCTCACATTAGTACAATCTTAAAGGGAGAATTTGCTCCCATTTATGTACTTGTTTATACCTTTGCCACTGGAGTGTCTGTCTGGTGAGATGTACAGTGTCACGatgcccattttacaggtgagaagACTGAGGCTCCCCTCCCCTGCAGCTTttatctgcccctccccccactgctcTTGGCTTTAAGAACTTCACCCCTGGGCCGAGAAGCAGGGTGCTTGCCTGgcttggcctctctctctctctctctctgccactcaGCTCAGAACGTTCGAAATGAATTTTCTTATCTCCATAAAGGGAGTGGAAGCCCTGGAGGTGGTATGGGGAAGCTGTGGTCTGATAACTCTGAAGGTGGGGGTTCAAGCAGCTGACTTCATGGTGGTCTGCTGGGATGGAGCCTACAACCTTCCCACAGGTATCTCCTCAGCTTGAACTTGGAGCCCTATACATGCTCTCTCTGCCCATTTAGTTCGTCCATGCTTTCACTTCACCCTTGCCTTGCCCAGCTACAGCCTGGGGGAGAAGGCTGGGGACACAGCGTCAGCCCTATCTCGCCCCTCCTTCGAGGGTTTATTCCGTGTCTGGAAATCAGTCCATGTCTGGGAATGGCCAAGGCTTTCCTGGCTGTTTGTCCTGCCCAATCTATCTTATGTATATGTCCCCAGACTGGGAATTTGTAACAGGGAGGAAAGGGACCATAGGTATAATCAATGAATGCCTTAGCATCACACACAAACCCGAGAAGGGTCCCTACTCCCTGGGGACTCCTTGTATCTGACCTGGAAAAGGAAGCGGAGGGAGCTAAGTACACCCCTATTGAGGAGTCATCCGCTGGTTTCCCCCAAGAGTCCAGAGCTTCAGGTACATAAAGCTGGGCGTGGCCCGGGGATGAGAGGTGATGCAGGCGTGCAGGTTGGTGCTAATGAGGCACTCTTGGGCTTGCCAAGACAGCTAATGGTGCTCCTAAAGGCAGTGAGTACGGAGTGGGAGCTGCTCTAGGTTCCCGAGGAGAGCATCTAAGGAGAGCATGTGCCAAACATCCCCACACCTGCATCTCAATCAATTTCCACTACAAGTGGACGCCGTTCTCCCATTCTCATGCCCCGATCACCATGTCAGGCTCCCACCGGCGATTCGGACCAGAACACTCCCATAGTGCCTGCCAGGGGCATGCTTCAGGTGACCGGACCGCAGCTCCAGGGACCCGGGACCCCCGCGCCGCAGGCAGAGCAGGGCCCCTTCACCCCGTGTCCCCCGACGGCGCACCACTCACCTCGATGCGCTCGATGCGGTCTCGCAGCGCGCGCACCGCGTCCTCCAGCTCCAGCAGCAGCGCAGGTGAGTCCCAGGCGCCGTCGGCCATGGTGTCGCGGCGGGGCCCGGCGTCCTGGAGGCCGCGCGGCAGGCCGCTCTCACAGCGGCCCAGCTTGCCGGTGAGCTCGCGGATGGTGTCCCGGTCTGCGCGGATGCGCGCCTCCTGCTGCAGCGCCGTCTGGCGCAGCTGCTCCGCGGTGCTCTGCAGCAGCAACAGCTCCGCGCGCTCGCCTGCCGCGTCCCCCTGCTCGGCCCCCGACGGGCAGGCGGCGGCCAGCGGCGTACAGAGGAAGCGACTGAGCAGCGGCACGGGCGGCGGCGGGAAGACGCTGGCCGCCGGCTCCCCGGGCAACACCGAGGGCCCGGCCGAGCCGCCTGCGCTGTGCAGGGCGCTCAGGCTGCGCTGCGGACCCGAGCCACCGGCGGCCGAGGCGGCCGAGGCGTTGTCGGTGCCGCCGGGCAGCGCGCGAGCGGGGCTGGCCGCCAGGGGCACGCTGGCGATGATGCAGATGACGGCACCGAGGAACGCCAGCATGCCCGCGGCCAGCAGCACGGCCAGGAACTTCAGCGTGAGGCGCGGAGGGGGCGCGCGAGGCCCCCGGCAGGCGCGGCGGCGGGGTCGGGGCGCAGGGCCCGGGAGCGCGGGAGCCGGAACGGGAGCCGGAGCAAGAGCCGGAGCTGTCGCCGCggccgctgctgccgccgctcTGAGCCCGCGcggcgggaggaggaggagaaggcggGCGCGGCGGCCCCGCCCCACTCGCTCCCCCGGGGCCGGCCCAAGCCCAGCCCCGCACCCGTTCTGTGCCGGGAGCCCGGCTGCGTGCGCCACGCCCAGGGCTTCATCTCACTCAGAAGGAGGTAACTGGATGGCTACGTGGCGGCTGGGTTCTAAGGCGACCCTGCGTCCTGGCCTCTGGTCCTCTCCGGGTCCTCCCACCCCCCGGAATGCCCACAGCTGTGTCCATGCGGGGCTCTGGCCTCAGCACGCTGCAGCCTCGGTTGCAGTTAACACCAGTTTGAACATGTTCACgatacaaatgaggaaactgagggccCTGGGCTCAGCGTGATGCCAGCTCTGTTGTAGTTAAGCCTCAGCCTGAACATGCTCCTGATAAcaaagaggaaactgagacccTCGGAGGCCAAGTGgcagcccaaggtcacacagctagacTGCATTTGAAGCAGCATTGAGGTGAGCCACGTCTGCCTGGACAGGACTACTAAGGTGAAAGCTAGCGATCAAGGAGACAGCAGTCGAGGGTGAGGAGGCCATTTGACCTAATCTGTTTCTGCTGTGGTCACCTGAGTGTCATCTGCTACTTCCTCTTTCCAGAGGAGCAGGTTCGCTCTGCCCCAAGCACCCCATCTGAGCCCTTAGGTCTGCAAGCATCAAAGTTGGCAGAGGATAACCCCCTAGCTCGCTGCAGCCTCTGTCAGAATGGCAGGTGGGATGCAAGCTGGTGGGCGCCAAGACCAGGCAGGAGTGGGCTATGTGTGTAGGTTTTACTTTATCGTGCCTAAAATGCCTCTATATATATTCTGTTGAAAATTAACTTTGCAATGAAAAACGTTAAAAATCTTCCCACCCTTTCCAGTCCGGCTTCAGCCCTGCTGTTCTGCAGGCTATCTCTGCCTGGGGTGGATTCCTGGGCTGGAAGAACCCCTGGAGGCCATGAAGTTTCACACTGCAGCCTGGTAATAGCTCACTAAGTCCTGAGCCAAGCCTTGACCATCTCAAAACGTAGACATGACTGGGGACCAGGACCTTTCTGAGGAGGCAGCAACCTCCAGAATCCTGGGGGACCTTACCTTACTGGCACCCCATTGGAGGTCCATGAGCATCCATTCCGACTCCCTTCACTTTCCAGGCTGGGGGTTATGTCACCTCTGCTCACCCACATCCTAGAGTCAGGGATTGTTGTCCAGATATGCTAGTGAGAGGCACAATGCGGGCTCTGCTCATCATGAGCACCCAGAGCTGGGTTGATGATAATTAATAACCTGAGACCCCAGCCCAGGCAGCACGGCTCAGAGGAAGCATCCACGACTGGAGATCTAGCCTCAGATCAGGCAATGACATGCATTGGGCCCCCTAAAGCCTTAGGGGTAGAGACGATATCAGCACCCCAGCCTATTCTAGTATGTCCATGAAGACAGACACGCAGACAAAAATCCCCATGGAAAATGTTCTTCAAGAGCCAGAAATGCCAGGAGAGGCCAAGAGGAAGCCACTCCCAGTAGCAGAACAGTCAACGGTAATTTGAGTGTCATCAGCCACCCTAGGAGTTCAGAGACACCTGTGTGGTCAAGTGCAGGGGCTGGAGGTGGATCTTGTTTAAACTAGTCTATTAATTGCTTGGCATGACTATTAAGCCAATGGTATTACTAAGTCACACACACCCAGCTTAAACACCTGCAACCGGCACCCCATCTCCTGTCGGCAACTATCTTTACAGGGATATCTACATGGTAACAACTTTGGAAAACATTGTATTGTCCTCTGAGGAGAGAACAGGTTTGCTTGCTGATCAGAGTACAGTTCACATCTCTGGGACCACAGTGGTGTGGGTCAGCTGACAGACCATCAAAAGAAGACCGAGACTGTCTCAGCTCACGGCGTATTGGCTGTACTGCAGACCTACTGTGTGTGTCTAAGTTCCTATATAATTCCATGAAGGCACTGGGGACTATTGCCTACATGCAgtaaatgctgtctgttttgaTGTGAATaaagtctctctctgcctccccactccAATCCCCcttgttccccccccccacacttccccaGAGGGGAGATTCTTGGCTTTTCTCCAGCATCTGTGAAACCTGCTGActtgctggtttgtttttgtttgtttttgagacaaggtctttctatgtagcccttggAGGCTTGGAACTCTGTCTCAAGTTCCTCaagagaccaggttggcctcaaactcatagatatccctgtctctgcttcagagagctgggattaaaggtgtgcactgttGCACTTTGCCCTAATTTGCCAGTTAGCAGGTGAGGTGGATCTCAGGCCTTTCTTGACACCTTCTGTGTCCCCCCTCTATAAAATGAGGAATGTGAgagtatacaaaatataaaatgagaatacaCAAAAAAATTTCTCTCTGGGCTGGGGAGTGCTCAGCTGGCAGAGTGCCTGGCTAGCAGGCATGAAGCCCAGGTACCACATAAACCAG contains these protein-coding regions:
- the Nptxr gene encoding neuronal pentraxin receptor, whose product is MDTAVGIPGDEALGVAHAAGLPAQNGCGAGLGPAPGERVGRGRRARLLLLLPPRGLRAAAAAAAATAPALAPAPVPAPALPGPAPRPRRRACRGPRAPPPRLTLKFLAVLLAAGMLAFLGAVICIIASVPLAASPARALPGGTDNASAASAAGGSGPQRSLSALHSAGGSAGPSVLPGEPAASVFPPPPVPLLSRFLCTPLAAACPSGAEQGDAAGERAELLLLQSTAEQLRQTALQQEARIRADRDTIRELTGKLGRCESGLPRGLQDAGPRRDTMADGAWDSPALLLELEDAVRALRDRIERIEQELPARGNLSSVPAPAVPTALHSKMDELEGQLLAKVLALEKERAALSHGSHQQRQEVEKELNALQGRVAELEHGSSAYSPPDAFKVSIPIRNNYMYARVRKALPELYAFTACMWLRSRSGGSGQGTPFSYSVPGQANEIVLLEAGLEPMELLINDKVAQMPLSLKDSNWHHICIAWTTRDGLWSAYQDGELRGSGENLAAWHPIKPHGILILGQEQDTLGGRFDATQAFVGDIAQFNLWDHALTPAQVLGMANCTGPLMGNVLPWEDKLVEAFGGAKKAAFDVCKGRAKA